From the Acidovorax sp. NCPPB 3576 genome, the window GGGTTCACGCCACCTTCGCCCTGGATGGTCTCGAAGAACACGGCCACCACGTTGGGGTTGCCTTCGGTGGCTTGCCGGATGGCGTCGATGTCGTTCATCGGCACGCGGATGAAGCCTTCCACCAGCGGGCCGAACCCGGCCTGCACCTTGGGGTTGCCGGTGGCCGACAGCGTGGCGATCGAGCGGCCGTGGAAGGCTTTTTCATAGACCACGACCACGGGTTGGTCGATGCCCTTGTCGTGGCCGAACTTGCGGGCCAGCTTCAGCGCGGCTTCGTTGGCTTCGAGGCCCGAGTTGCAAAAGAACACGTTGGTCATGCCCGAGCGCTCGACCAGCTGGGCGGCCAGCTGCTCCTGCAATGGCACGTGGTAGTAGTTGGAGCTGTGGATCAGCTTGGCGATCTGCTCCTGCAGCGCGGGCACCAGCTTGGGATGGTTGTGGCCCAGCGTGTTGACCGCGATGCCGCCGAGCGCATCGAGGTACTGCTTGCCGTCCACGTCCCACACGCGCACGCCCTGGCCACGTTCCAGCGCGATCGGCAGGCGGCCGTAGGTGTTCATCACGTGGGGCGAGGCGGCCGGGGCGGAAGCGGTCATGCGGGAATCTCCAGAGAAAAAGGGCAATGCGGAAGGGGCCTGAGCCGGCTCGTGGCCGGCAAAACGAAGCACGATTCTAGGGGCAGGGCTTTGCATGGCTGTTGACGATTGCGCATTACAGCCATGCGCCGCCCAGCGCCGAGCCAGGGGTCTTTGGGTGGGTTAGCTCTTATATAAGAGTTAGAATGCCGGCCTGTGGCGCGCCATGCGGCGATCCTGCGGCGACTCCCCCCCAACGACCCCCGATCCTGATGGTTTCCCCCACCTCCAAAGAAGTTTTCATCCAGGGCATCACCCTCGACGGAAAAACCTTTCGCCCCAGCGACTGGGCGGAGCGCCTGGCGGGGGTGATGAGCCAGTTCCGCCCCGGTGGCGCCCGCCCCGGCAGCCACCTGAGCTATTCGCCCTGGTGCGTGCCCACCACGCTCAATGGAA encodes:
- a CDS encoding DUF3579 domain-containing protein yields the protein MVSPTSKEVFIQGITLDGKTFRPSDWAERLAGVMSQFRPGGARPGSHLSYSPWCVPTTLNGIKCVIVHRDLQGHEPMAWDFVMNFARDNQLQVAEACLLPDEGAGAAKKV